A region from the Luteolibacter flavescens genome encodes:
- a CDS encoding alpha-hydroxy acid oxidase, translating into MQLPPPLETIPPEIASVEDYEALARERLPASVWAYLNGGSADELAMRANREALLRIKVLPRLLRPMQGAHTRLTLLGTELAHPVIIAPTAFHRMFHPEGELATALGAAATESPMVVSTSATHTLEDIAATSRTPLWFQLYIQPDREFTIALAQRAEAAGYKALVLTADAPLNGLRNREQRAGFSLPPGIEAVNMKGVRAFPPADRVFGSDLLDRAPVWEDIAWLRSHTSLPIILKGVLHPEDAELAIQAGASGIIVSNHGGRTLDIVPAALHALPAIVKKVAGRVPVLMDGGIRRGSDAFIAIAMGADAVLCGRPVVHGLAAAGAVGVAHVLKLLRTELEMTMALAGCRTLAEIRNASLTFAP; encoded by the coding sequence ATGCAACTGCCGCCTCCCCTGGAGACCATCCCTCCGGAAATCGCCTCCGTGGAGGACTATGAAGCGCTCGCCCGCGAGCGCCTGCCGGCATCCGTGTGGGCGTATCTCAATGGCGGCAGCGCGGACGAGCTGGCCATGCGGGCAAATCGCGAGGCGCTCCTGCGCATCAAGGTGCTGCCCCGCTTGCTGCGACCGATGCAGGGCGCGCACACGCGGCTGACGCTTCTGGGCACGGAACTCGCGCACCCCGTGATCATCGCGCCCACCGCATTCCACCGCATGTTCCATCCGGAGGGCGAGCTGGCCACGGCACTCGGCGCAGCCGCGACGGAATCGCCGATGGTCGTGAGCACGTCCGCCACCCACACGCTAGAGGACATCGCAGCCACGTCACGCACCCCGCTGTGGTTCCAGCTCTACATCCAGCCGGACCGGGAATTCACCATCGCCCTCGCACAACGCGCGGAGGCCGCCGGATACAAGGCACTCGTGCTGACCGCGGATGCACCGCTGAACGGCTTGCGGAACCGCGAGCAACGCGCGGGCTTTTCCCTGCCGCCCGGCATCGAGGCGGTGAACATGAAAGGCGTCCGCGCCTTCCCACCCGCGGACCGCGTCTTCGGCAGCGATCTGTTAGACCGTGCGCCTGTATGGGAGGACATCGCGTGGCTGCGCTCGCACACCTCTCTGCCCATCATCCTGAAAGGCGTGCTGCACCCGGAGGACGCCGAGCTGGCGATCCAGGCGGGAGCCAGCGGCATCATCGTCTCGAATCACGGCGGCCGCACCCTGGACATCGTCCCCGCCGCGCTTCATGCCCTGCCTGCCATCGTCAAGAAGGTCGCGGGGCGCGTGCCCGTGCTGATGGATGGCGGTATCCGCCGTGGCTCGGATGCCTTCATCGCCATCGCCATGGGAGCCGATGCCGTCCTCTGCGGCAGGCCCGTCGTCCATGGCCTCGCAGCCGCGGGTGCGGTGGGCGTGGCGCACGTGTTGAAGCTCCTGCGTACCGAGCTGGAAATGACGATGGCCCTCGCCGGATGCCGCACGCTCGCGGAGATCCGAAATGCCTCGCTGACCTTCGCTCCCTGA
- a CDS encoding ABC transporter ATP-binding protein, protein MNLLQANTISKRYRGNSRAAVDAASFGVAEGEILALVGESGSGKTTLLRILAGLETPDSGDIQLDERVISAPGTILPPERRGIGMVFQHHALFPHLTVERNIAFGIRRLPRKDRAERIASLLDLIGLPDFARRYPHELSGGERQRIALARALAPRPRLLLLDEPFSSLDARLRQSVRDDTRAVLKQHGTTAIFVTHDTDDALAVADKITVIREGVVQQSGAPPEIYRAPANAYVASFFGICNFIPLCPLMPGGPWKRHHIGPHEGDRGLWIRPKDMHLVPAGRAPAQTLTGVIRRVSFLGMAFEVTLECDVPEHGVFHVIVHHGSNEPLNVGERVGILPRDAES, encoded by the coding sequence ATGAACCTGCTCCAAGCGAATACGATCTCGAAGCGCTACCGCGGGAACTCCCGCGCCGCGGTGGATGCTGCCAGCTTCGGCGTGGCCGAGGGCGAAATCCTCGCACTGGTCGGGGAGAGCGGCAGTGGCAAGACGACCCTGCTCCGCATCCTGGCCGGACTCGAGACGCCCGACTCCGGGGATATCCAACTGGACGAGCGCGTGATCTCCGCGCCCGGCACCATCTTGCCACCGGAGCGCCGAGGCATCGGCATGGTCTTCCAGCATCACGCTCTCTTCCCCCATCTCACGGTGGAGAGGAATATCGCCTTCGGCATCCGCCGCCTGCCCCGGAAGGATCGCGCCGAGCGCATCGCCTCCCTGCTGGACCTCATCGGCCTGCCGGACTTCGCCAGGCGCTACCCGCATGAGCTCTCCGGCGGCGAGCGCCAGCGCATCGCCCTCGCCCGTGCCCTCGCACCGCGGCCGCGCCTGCTGCTGCTGGACGAGCCCTTCTCCAGCCTGGATGCCCGGCTGCGACAGAGCGTGCGCGACGATACCCGCGCCGTGCTGAAGCAACACGGCACCACCGCCATCTTCGTGACGCACGATACGGATGACGCGCTCGCCGTGGCGGACAAGATCACCGTCATCCGCGAGGGCGTGGTGCAGCAGTCCGGCGCTCCGCCAGAAATCTATCGCGCCCCGGCGAATGCCTACGTGGCCTCCTTCTTCGGCATCTGCAATTTCATCCCGCTCTGCCCGCTGATGCCCGGCGGCCCGTGGAAGCGCCACCACATCGGCCCGCACGAGGGAGACCGCGGGCTGTGGATCCGACCGAAGGACATGCACCTCGTGCCTGCTGGCCGGGCACCCGCCCAGACGCTCACCGGGGTGATCCGCCGTGTCAGCTTCCTGGGCATGGCATTCGAGGTGACGCTGGAGTGCGATGTCCCGGAGCACGGCGTCTTCCACGTCATCGTCCACCACGGGAGCAATGAACCTCTGAACGTGGGCGAGCGCGTCGGCATCCTCCCGCGTGACGCCGAATCATGA
- a CDS encoding ABC transporter permease — MPVTSTNKPSPAKSSAGGGFAILGAWLPALLVLTPLLIILWRSFQPAGEAWDQIVENRLPGYLRQTLVLLGSVTTLAVLFGVPAAWFVSVYRFPGRRFFEVALLLPLAMPGFIAAVGYVDAFRELIPVYVWIRKNWGIEAFLKSQEIAPWIFGTGVLAATLFPYVYLSCRAVFARQAAGALEAARLLGAGGFRCFATVAMPMARPAVAAGASLVAMEAVNDFGVVTHFGLVPLTPGIFRAWNEGNLVSSMRLAMILLVIVVIALGIERWQRGRKKYFTETPDAPLTRARLGPAGVATAWLACGIPLLLGFLIPGWRLVRWTLQSWDVMDWPTNLKASVNSFTLAAGATLLILVAAFAVTAAHRALRRRSLLLARQVGVLGYAYPGALVAVGMGALVSTLAFDFPGWASLALSGSTFGLMLAYFIRFLAVAIQPASAGFERLPESLHDAGRTLGAGPLRTLLEVDLPLIRPALVAGAALVFIDVFKELTMTLVLRPFDFETLATLTFRLTDESRIPEAALPGLLMVSLSLLGLIPLVRLLHDARR; from the coding sequence ATGCCCGTCACTTCTACCAACAAGCCATCCCCGGCGAAATCCAGCGCCGGGGGTGGCTTTGCCATTCTCGGGGCATGGCTTCCCGCCTTGCTGGTGCTCACCCCGCTGCTGATCATCCTGTGGCGGTCCTTCCAGCCCGCGGGGGAGGCATGGGACCAGATCGTGGAAAACCGCCTGCCCGGCTACCTGCGCCAGACGCTGGTGCTGCTGGGCAGCGTGACCACGCTGGCGGTGCTCTTCGGCGTGCCCGCGGCGTGGTTCGTCTCGGTGTATCGCTTTCCGGGGCGGCGGTTCTTCGAGGTGGCTCTGCTGCTCCCGCTGGCGATGCCGGGCTTCATCGCAGCGGTCGGGTATGTGGATGCCTTCCGCGAGCTGATCCCGGTGTATGTCTGGATCCGGAAGAACTGGGGCATCGAGGCTTTCCTGAAGTCCCAGGAGATCGCGCCATGGATCTTTGGCACCGGGGTGCTGGCGGCGACACTCTTCCCCTACGTCTATCTGAGCTGCCGGGCGGTCTTCGCACGGCAGGCGGCGGGGGCGCTGGAGGCGGCGCGCCTGCTCGGTGCGGGCGGCTTCCGGTGTTTCGCCACGGTGGCCATGCCGATGGCACGGCCCGCGGTGGCTGCGGGTGCCAGCCTGGTGGCGATGGAGGCGGTGAATGACTTCGGCGTGGTGACCCACTTCGGGCTGGTGCCGCTGACGCCCGGCATCTTCCGCGCGTGGAACGAGGGGAACCTCGTCTCCTCGATGCGCCTCGCAATGATCCTGCTGGTCATCGTGGTCATCGCGCTGGGGATCGAGCGATGGCAGCGGGGCCGGAAGAAATACTTCACCGAGACTCCGGATGCCCCGCTCACGCGCGCCAGGCTGGGCCCCGCGGGCGTGGCCACCGCTTGGCTGGCCTGCGGCATTCCGCTCCTCCTCGGCTTCCTCATCCCCGGGTGGCGCCTCGTGCGCTGGACCCTGCAATCGTGGGACGTGATGGATTGGCCCACGAATCTCAAGGCCTCGGTGAATTCCTTCACCCTGGCCGCTGGCGCCACGCTGCTGATCTTGGTCGCGGCCTTCGCTGTTACCGCCGCGCACCGGGCGCTACGGCGGCGGTCCCTGCTGCTCGCGCGGCAGGTGGGCGTGCTGGGCTATGCGTATCCCGGGGCGCTGGTGGCGGTGGGGATGGGCGCGCTGGTCTCCACCCTGGCGTTCGATTTCCCCGGCTGGGCCTCGCTCGCGCTGAGCGGGTCCACCTTCGGCCTGATGCTCGCCTACTTCATCCGCTTCCTCGCGGTGGCCATCCAGCCCGCCTCCGCGGGATTCGAGCGCCTGCCGGAGAGCCTGCACGATGCCGGCCGCACGCTCGGTGCCGGTCCGCTGCGCACGCTGCTGGAGGTGGACCTGCCCCTCATACGGCCCGCGCTGGTGGCCGGTGCCGCGCTGGTCTTCATCGATGTCTTCAAGGAACTTACGATGACCCTCGTACTACGCCCCTTCGACTTCGAGACGCTCGCCACCCTCACCTTCCGCCTCACCGACGAGAGCCGCATCCCGGAGGCGGCCCTGCCCGGCCTCCTCATGGTCTCGCTCAGCTTGCTCGGGCTGATTCCCCTGGTACGATTGCTCCACGACGCCCGCCGATGA
- a CDS encoding extracellular solute-binding protein encodes MKPNRGILHLLPLAAAAFALNANAAELNIYSHRHYPQDQAINKLFTEKTGIEVKVVNADADQLIERLKSEGENSPADLLVTVDAGRLQRAKADGLLQPVKSEALEKASAPGLRDAEGYWYPYTLRARVILAAKDRVQKDEIKSYEDLADAKWKGRLLARSSSSSYNQALAASVVTANGKDKAAEWAKAVTANFARPPQGGDRDQIKAVASGLADVCISNTYYLGLLLNSKDEADRKAGESVHVIFPNQDGRGAHCNVSASGITKHAKNVEQAKAYMEFLVTPEVQKMIANSTYEYPVSGDTKLSPTHEAWGEFKIDTETFPKMGENQPEAVRIFDQAGWK; translated from the coding sequence ATGAAACCGAATCGTGGAATCCTCCATCTGCTGCCGCTTGCCGCGGCGGCCTTCGCCCTGAACGCAAATGCCGCGGAGCTGAATATCTATTCCCACCGCCACTACCCGCAGGATCAGGCGATCAACAAGCTTTTCACCGAAAAAACCGGCATCGAGGTCAAGGTGGTGAATGCCGATGCGGACCAGCTCATCGAGCGCCTGAAGTCGGAAGGCGAGAACAGCCCTGCCGACCTGCTCGTGACGGTGGATGCCGGACGCCTCCAGCGCGCGAAGGCCGATGGCCTGCTGCAGCCGGTGAAGTCCGAGGCGCTGGAAAAGGCCTCCGCACCCGGCCTGCGCGATGCCGAGGGCTACTGGTATCCCTACACCCTGCGCGCCCGCGTCATCCTGGCGGCAAAGGACCGCGTGCAGAAGGACGAGATCAAGAGCTACGAGGACCTCGCCGATGCCAAGTGGAAAGGCCGCCTGCTCGCCCGCTCCTCCTCCAGCAGCTACAATCAGGCGCTCGCCGCTTCCGTGGTGACGGCCAATGGCAAGGACAAGGCCGCCGAGTGGGCCAAGGCCGTGACGGCCAATTTCGCCCGCCCGCCGCAGGGTGGCGACCGCGACCAGATCAAGGCCGTGGCTTCCGGCCTCGCCGATGTCTGCATCTCGAATACCTACTACCTCGGCCTGCTGCTGAACTCGAAGGACGAGGCCGACCGCAAGGCCGGTGAGTCGGTCCACGTGATCTTCCCGAATCAGGACGGCCGCGGTGCCCATTGCAATGTCAGCGCCTCCGGCATCACGAAGCACGCGAAGAATGTCGAGCAGGCGAAGGCCTACATGGAATTCCTCGTCACCCCGGAAGTGCAGAAGATGATCGCAAACTCGACCTACGAGTATCCGGTGAGCGGCGATACGAAGCTCAGCCCGACCCACGAGGCATGGGGCGAATTCAAGATCGACACCGAGACCTTCCCGAAGATGGGAGAAAACCAGCCGGAAGCGGTCCGAATCTTTGACCAAGCGGGCTGGAAGTGA
- the cas2 gene encoding CRISPR-associated endonuclease Cas2, whose protein sequence is MYILVTYDVATVTPAGKSRLRRTAKACLDYGQRVQNSVFECKVDPAQLVAFKARLLAIIDPQTDSLRFYHLGSNWQHRVEHYGADPGYDVEGPLVV, encoded by the coding sequence ATGTACATCCTCGTCACCTACGATGTCGCCACCGTGACGCCCGCGGGAAAGTCCAGGCTGCGCCGCACGGCCAAGGCCTGCCTCGACTACGGGCAGCGGGTTCAGAATTCCGTCTTCGAGTGCAAGGTGGATCCCGCGCAACTGGTGGCATTCAAGGCGAGGCTGCTGGCAATCATCGACCCCCAGACGGATAGCCTGAGATTCTATCATCTGGGGTCGAACTGGCAGCACCGGGTGGAACACTACGGAGCCGATCCCGGCTACGACGTGGAAGGACCGCTTGTCGTGTGA
- the cas1c gene encoding type I-C CRISPR-associated endonuclease Cas1c, with the protein MKKHLNTLFVTMEGAYLRKDGAAVEIRHDGESKLRVPLHNLEGIACFGWDIGASASLIAACAEAGVAISFHNPHGKFMAATRGYTSGNVLLRREQYRRADHEPAAVAIAANMLAAKLSNSRQVMMRAARDHGDKSATRAFALSQAADFLAVRIGLLGRATSLDSLRGIEGDAAAAYFAAFPHLLVNHDPAIAITGRSRRPPLDPVNALLSFLYSLLMHDCRSALESCGLDPQCGFLHRDRPGRPSLALDLMEEFRSFLADRVALTLFNRRQLTATDFRTEESGAVLLKDDSRKAVLVAWQERKQDEITHPFLDETVTVGMLPQLQARLLARHLRGDLDAYPAFLSK; encoded by the coding sequence ATGAAGAAGCATCTCAATACCCTCTTTGTCACCATGGAAGGTGCCTACTTGAGAAAGGATGGCGCGGCGGTGGAGATACGTCATGACGGGGAGTCGAAGCTGCGGGTGCCGCTGCACAATCTGGAAGGGATCGCCTGCTTCGGCTGGGACATCGGTGCCTCCGCGTCGCTGATCGCCGCCTGTGCCGAGGCCGGCGTGGCGATTTCCTTTCACAATCCGCACGGCAAATTCATGGCGGCCACCCGCGGCTACACCTCCGGCAATGTCCTCCTGCGACGGGAGCAGTACCGTCGTGCGGACCACGAGCCGGCCGCCGTGGCGATCGCTGCGAACATGCTGGCGGCGAAGCTTTCCAACAGCCGCCAGGTGATGATGCGCGCGGCACGGGACCATGGCGACAAGTCCGCGACGCGGGCATTTGCGCTGAGTCAGGCGGCGGATTTCCTCGCGGTGAGGATCGGCCTGCTGGGGCGTGCCACGTCGCTGGACTCGCTGCGGGGAATCGAGGGCGATGCCGCGGCGGCTTACTTCGCGGCCTTTCCTCACCTGCTGGTGAATCACGACCCCGCGATCGCCATCACCGGCCGCTCGCGCCGCCCGCCGCTGGACCCGGTGAATGCGCTGCTTTCCTTCCTCTACTCGCTGCTGATGCACGACTGCCGCAGCGCGCTGGAGAGCTGCGGGCTGGATCCACAGTGCGGCTTTCTCCATCGTGATCGACCGGGCCGCCCCTCCCTCGCGCTCGATCTGATGGAAGAATTCCGCTCCTTTCTCGCGGACCGGGTCGCCCTCACTCTCTTCAACCGGCGACAGCTCACCGCCACGGATTTCCGCACGGAGGAATCGGGAGCGGTGCTCCTGAAGGACGACTCGCGCAAGGCGGTGCTGGTCGCCTGGCAGGAGCGCAAGCAGGACGAGATCACGCATCCGTTCCTCGATGAGACCGTGACGGTGGGGATGCTCCCACAGCTCCAGGCCCGCCTGCTGGCGAGGCACCTGCGGGGAGATCTGGATGCGTATCCCGCCTTTCTTTCGAAGTAG
- the cas4 gene encoding CRISPR-associated protein Cas4: protein MFDEDHLVAISALQHWLYCPRQCALIHVERAWEENKFTAQGRVMHERAHEGPNESRPGIRITRGLPVRSLGLGLSGQCDVVEFHTDGRVVPVEYKRGKPKAHRADEVQLCAQALCLEEMLGGAIEGGCLYYGERRRRTPVNFDHELRDLVTVTASSVRECLTTGTTPPAEYEPRRCDACSLIELCQPRSLRFRRGAAAWFQQRLRAAMATDVNADPGDS from the coding sequence ATGTTCGATGAAGATCATCTCGTCGCAATCTCGGCGCTGCAGCATTGGCTGTATTGTCCGCGGCAGTGTGCGCTGATCCATGTCGAGCGGGCATGGGAGGAAAACAAATTCACCGCGCAGGGGCGGGTGATGCACGAGCGGGCGCACGAGGGCCCGAATGAATCGCGGCCCGGCATCCGCATCACCCGCGGGCTGCCGGTCCGGTCGCTGGGGCTCGGGCTGTCCGGCCAGTGCGATGTGGTGGAGTTTCACACCGATGGCCGCGTGGTCCCGGTGGAATACAAGCGGGGCAAGCCGAAGGCGCACCGCGCGGACGAGGTGCAGCTCTGCGCGCAGGCGCTGTGCCTGGAGGAGATGCTCGGCGGTGCCATCGAGGGAGGATGCCTCTACTACGGTGAACGCCGTAGGAGGACGCCGGTGAATTTCGATCACGAGTTGCGGGATCTCGTCACCGTCACCGCGAGCTCCGTGCGGGAATGCCTGACCACGGGCACCACGCCCCCGGCGGAGTATGAGCCGCGGCGCTGCGATGCCTGCTCGCTCATCGAGCTCTGCCAGCCGCGTTCGCTCCGCTTCAGGCGCGGGGCTGCCGCTTGGTTCCAGCAGCGGCTGCGTGCCGCCATGGCTACCGATGTCAATGCCGACCCCGGAGACTCATGA